The window gagcatttttttattttttgtaaaatttcatTATTAACCattgtgtaaaatgtatatatatagattCTTGTTAGCTGTTTAGCATGGCAACATTCAGTAACTGAAACAATGTCAAACTGTATACATAGTTTAGGTGCTCATCCTTAAAAACAACATACAGTCATTGTCCAAAAATGTACAGACACCCTCTTAATGAACTTAGCATTCAGGCTTTTCAACAcataatatttattgaacaaacagTGATATTTGCACCATGGTTActcttttctctgcatgttttaACGATTCAGCGACATTAGTATGCAGTTTCTTTGTGGGACTCGGATGTCTGATGGTGCCAGTTTCCCTTCAGCGAATGTCAGACATTATTTTCTCAGGCCCCGCTTGCTCCTTCTTCCCTTTGAACTGAAAGTACAGTTAGAAATTTGTCGTGAAAgcttgctttgttttttgtagaaacttgaCAAATCACACAATAGTTTTATTGAACCATGCTGAAACGTTTTCTAAATGAATCAACAAGCGGCTATTTATAAAAAGTTGCTATggaaaaccatttaaaaaataaatgagtatactttatctaaaaaaaatgataaaatatggacattaagaaagataaaatacagaaaataaggTTTAACATTAGTAAGGGAAATCTCAAAGAGGTGGAAAGTTTGGATTCTCAAAGCAAAATTTTACAGATTATATATGATTTCCCACAATTCCTACAATCTGTCTCAGTTTGCCTTAGCTTTGTCCTTTTACACTTGAGTGTAAAATGATAATTGAAACCTTAAGTGTTTTGGAAACAATATCTATTGTGTTATATGTcaaattccttttttaaatccaaGAACAAGAGTAAACCCAACAGAATAGACTTACATTTTCTGATGATCGCTGATCCGGTTTCTGAGCACTGTGATCTGAACAGagaagaattacatttttttttctttacaaaccaatttaaaaacctgtacatttaaaatgtatggtTAGTTTTTGAATGTGGAGGAAAGAGTGAGTCATTTGTAAGATATTCATTCATATCAGAACaatcattttgcatttttatttcaaatgtgcAATAATCTACAGTAACCAAATTATGTTATGAGCaagttagaataaaaaaaggataaagaaaaaagtttattataataagaaaaaactGTCCCCCTTTTAGACACCTATTTACATTCAGGTAACATTTACTACATTtggtttaaactttaataaatctATAAATGTGACCATATAGGTGAGGATCCACACATTATTGAATTACAAATATTTACTAAGCAAACCAAGACTTGTTGGACTTTAACTCCTTCATGCTTTAAATGTGCATGCTTTAGCAATGACTGAACTCGGTGCATTTTACCTCatacttttgctttgtttgtttatactGAAGTTCGTATTTCTCTGCCTCCAGCTGTCGAATCCAGTCCCAAAGCTCCTTTGCTTTTTCTCTGTACAAAGGCCAAAGCTCATGTTAAAGCAGAAACAGAGTCTTTTCCTCTGAAACTGACATTAACCTTCCTCTTGTGTTAGCTTTCTGTTACCCTAGTTGATTCTGACACGGGTTTTAAATCGCCCTTAGAATACGCTAAAAACCTATCATCCcattttttggtcatttcttGGTTGTCAGGCTTCCTTatccatagaaatgttgattttgtaTTCTGTGGGTGTCTgggcctttaaaaaataaatacatatctAGATTTTAATAATAAGTGAGCAAAATAATCTTGAgggattatataaataaaacaaagattatAGTGTTGCTTGACTTTTCTCTgaaattaatttgtttgatctattttttttattttaaaatgattaaccCTAGTAACTTACATTGTGTTTTGGCTCatacatattttcttcaagaaCTTGCTaagatacaaatatatttttgtcagcaATTGAACTTTAATTCAAACACAACCAACAAATCAAACCAATAGAAATCACTCACATCTtccaaaaatattacaaagctaaatcagagaaAAGTCTGTGTATTTGGACCTGCCCGAGtctgtttattttgcttttgtgtgaCTATAATGGATAAATGAGCGTCCCCTGAAGCTCACATGATTGGGAGAGAAGGTGGCTGGAAATCCACTAATGACTTTAATTTTGGGTCTAATTATTgctttataaagttattttatataaccAACTCTATCACCAGAAAGGACATAATTTCAACCATAGAATTTTATaacatcaaaagtaaaaaaaaatgaatttgttgaAATCAAAGATCCTGACAATGTAAAAATTTTGATggaataaatcaattataaatgattattttatacaattaaaaactaaaacaagttgGTGCCAGCCCTGTCACAAGATTGTGGTTAAACGCCTTTCTGAATTCCCTATTAGATCTTTTATTATGCATTTGTATGTCAGGATTAACCACTTAGATCAATCTGAGCGTGTTGGCACCTGAGTTGGTCTTCTTTCATGTGTTCAACGTTAAGCTCCTTGCGCCGATCGTTCaggatcttcttcttcttttctctttctgttggTTTCTTTGTCCCATTCTGTGTCTGCTAGAATGTAGTATATAAACACGTGAAACACTTCTTTCACACGTTGGTTTGTTCTATTTTATGTCTCAAAAACCTTGTATCCAGTAAAGGTTAAGTTGGATAGAATCATCTTCTTTCTTGCATCATCATCGGCCTTCTTCTTTGCTTCTTCTCCCTCTTTTCTGGCTTTTTCTTCCTTGTTTAggacaaaaaagcaaacaaagtgTATTTAGATAAAAGAATTTGACTGATTTAAACTAGAATTTGCGACCATTTTAGACACGAGGCACAATCAATGTTTCTGGTTGCACTTACAGCTTGTTTGTTCTGCCGTTCCCTTTCCCTCTCTGCTCTGATCTTCATCTGCTCAGCTCTTTCTGACCTGCGTTTCTCCTGGAAACAGTGAAAAAAGAGACATTAATTAGACTAAAGCAAAtcagaaattaaatattaaaaagtcagatttctgATAGAACATACAATCCGGTCTGTGAGGCTGAtgagctcctcttcctccttcttgCGTTTCTCAAAGTGTGATTCAATCAGAGACTGGAGTTCTGTCAGATCTTTCTCCATTCGTTTCCTGTGAATGTCCTGACACGATTGAAGATAGGTGAGCTTAAATCTGCCTTAAATCTGATTTGATAAGTTTGGAGATCAACTGACATCAAAGTCTACTTT is drawn from Oryzias melastigma strain HK-1 linkage group LG5, ASM292280v2, whole genome shotgun sequence and contains these coding sequences:
- the tnnt2b gene encoding troponin T, cardiac muscle isoforms isoform X2, translating into MSDTEETTHEGSHSAEENENEGDSKPRLKPGFVPGLAPPKIPDGEKVDFDDIHRKRMEKDLTELQSLIESHFEKRKKEEEELISLTDRIEKRRSERAEQMKIRAERERERQNKQAEEKARKEGEEAKKKADDDARKKMILSNLTFTGYKQTQNGTKKPTEREKKKKILNDRRKELNVEHMKEDQLREKAKELWDWIRQLEAEKYELQYKQTKQKYEITVLRNRISDHQKISKGRRSKRGLRK
- the tnnt2b gene encoding troponin T, cardiac muscle isoforms isoform X1, with product MSDTEETTHEGSHSAEENENEGEDSKPRLKPGFVPGLAPPKIPDGEKVDFDDIHRKRMEKDLTELQSLIESHFEKRKKEEEELISLTDRIEKRRSERAEQMKIRAERERERQNKQAEEKARKEGEEAKKKADDDARKKMILSNLTFTGYKQTQNGTKKPTEREKKKKILNDRRKELNVEHMKEDQLREKAKELWDWIRQLEAEKYELQYKQTKQKYEITVLRNRISDHQKISKGRRSKRGLRK
- the tnnt2b gene encoding troponin T, cardiac muscle isoforms isoform X3, which codes for MSDTEETTHEGSHSAEENENEGEDSKPRLKPGFVPGLAPPKIPDGEKVDFDDIHRKRMEKDLTELQSLIESHFEKRKKEEEELISLTDRIEKRRSERAEQMKIRAERERERQNKQAEEKARKEGEEAKKKADDDARKKMILSNLTFTGYKTQNGTKKPTEREKKKKILNDRRKELNVEHMKEDQLREKAKELWDWIRQLEAEKYELQYKQTKQKYEITVLRNRISDHQKISKGRRSKRGLRK